The DNA sequence CATCGCCTCGGCGTGGTCGATCGTCGGAATGTCGTCGACATCGGTGATCTGGGTGGTGGTCATGATTGCTCGCTTTCTGCGGTCGCAACCGCGCTGACGTGGGCCCTGAACATGTCGACGGCGCGGTCGACGAGCTGTTCCCAGCGGTCGCCGCCAGGGTCGTTGGCGATCTGCTGGCCGGCGAGTCCCGTGACCAGCGCCGTCCAGAGATCGAACGTCGCCTGGTCGGTGATCCCCGCCGTCGACAGGCTCTCCCGGCTCCGCTCGTAGGCGTCGAGCGCAATCGCCCAGCTCTCCGGCGATGGTTCGAATCCGGGCACGGTTCGCTGGAACAGCAGCTGGTAGCGGGCCGGGTCGCCGGTGCAGAACGCCACGAACTCCCGGGCGACGTGCTTCATGAGCGCGTCGGGATCTCGGTTGCCGGCCGCTTCGGCACTGGTCGTCTCGACCAGGTCGGCGAAGGCGACGTAGCCCTCCAGGAACATGGCGTCGTAGATCTCGTGCTTCGAGGAGAAGTACGAGTAGAGCGACTGGGCCCGCATCCCGACCTTGGCGCCGAGATCGCGCATCGCCAGCCCGGTCAGTCCTTCTTCGCGGGCCAGCTCCCACGCGGCGGCGATGATCTCGGCCTTCGTCTCCTGACGGCGTAAGGACTGCCTGTCATTGTTCGACCTGCCTGACATAGTTCGGAGAATGACGCGTGATCCCCTGATTGTCAAGCCACGGCACGGAGGGACCGAGCGACGTCGAGCTCAGCTCAGCGTCGCCAGGAACTCACGGGTGCGGGTGCGCTCCTCGGGTGTGCCGACCACTGGGCAAGGAGGTCGTTCGGTTGACCGGCATGCTCGCCGATGCCGCAGCGCCCCTGGTCAGTCGAGCTCGACGGAAAGCCCGGCGAGGATGTCGGCCGCGGCAGCGGCGCCGGCGTCGGCATCCATTTGCTCCTCGAGCTCCGCCGCGCTGTCGGCCAGGCCACCGGCAGACATGAAGTCAGGGGAGACCTGCACGGTGATCAGGTTGGTGCCGTCGTGGGTGATGGCCCGGTAGGAGTTGGCGGTGGCCTGTCCGTCGTCCTGATCGACGAAGCTGCGGAAGTAGATGGCCAGGACGGTCCGTCCGGCCAGCTCGACCGGGCCGATCTCCTCGACGAGGTCGGGATTGTCGATGTGGATTCTGGGCAGGAGGCTGCGGGCGTTCTCCCGGCGCTGCTCGTCGATCTCGGCGGACAGGTCGCTGCAGCTGAACGGGTCGCACGCCTGGAAGGTGACGAACGCGGACAACGCCACCGGCCCGGCGGGCGCGTCCTCGAGATACTGCACGGTGGCGTTGCCGAACTCGGAGACGCTGCCGTTCTGCAACGTGTAGCCGTCGACCTCGAGAGTCACCAGTCGTTCGAGGTCGGCGTCGGTCCACGCCGCACCCGCGCCGTCGCTGGTCTCGCCATCGCCCGCCGGCTCGACCCCGTCGCCGGTTGACGCGGCGTCGCCGGTGTCATCGTCGCCGCCGCACGCACCGAGTGCGAAGCCGCCGAGGACGATCATCGCGACGAGCCAGGTGAACGGGTACTTCGTCTGCTTGTCTGCCATCGGAGAAAGGTAGTTCGCACGGCCGTGGCATCGGCCGATGATGGAGGCCGACAACGCGGAGAGCGACCGGACGCGAGTTCGGGAGGTCGCCCAGCTCGTGTCGGCTACCCTGAATGATCGCCTGCACGACGTCCCTCTGCATCCTCTGGCTCCGTCAGGACTTCGTCTCCTGGTCGGGAGCCCCGCGGAGCTGATTCGTCGTGACGGCCTCCGCCATCCGACTGGACCAGGTCACGAAACGGTTCGACGGCAGCGACACCGACGCGGTGTCGGGGCTGAGCCTCGACATCCCGGCAGGGTCCATCATTGCGCTCATCGGTCCTTCCGGGTGTGGCAAGACGACGACCCTGCGCATGATCAACCGTCTCACCGAGCCGACTTCGGGCCGTCTCGAGATCAACGGCCGCGATGTGCTCGACCAGCCGATCACCGAACTACGGCGCGGCATCGGCTACGTGATCCAGCAGGTCGGCCTGTTCCCCCATCGCACGATCGGGCAGAACATCGGCACCGTGCCCCGCACGCTCGGCTGGGAGAAGGGCCGTACCGCCGAACGGGTGGCCGAGCTGGCGGAGCTGGTGGGTCTCGAGCCCGAGATGATCGACCGGTACCCCGACGAGTTGTCCGGTGGTCAGCAGCAACGCGTTGGTGTGGCCCGGGCGCTGGCCGCCGACCCACCGGTGCTGCTGATGGACGAGCCGTTCGGCGCGGTCGACCCGATCGTGCGGGGCCGGCTACAGGACGAGCTGCTCACGCTGCAGGAGAAGGTCCGCAAGACGATCGTGTTCGTGACCCACGACATCGAGGAGGCGTTGCGGCTCGGCGATCGCATCGTCCTGCTGAACGTCGGCGGCGTCCTCGAGCAGTACGCGACGGCCGACGAACTCCTCCGGGCCCCGGCCAACGAGTTCGTCGAGCAGTTCGTGGGCGAGGACCGGGGCATGAAGCGCCTGGCCCTGCGAACCGTGGCCGACCTCCCGTTCGTCCAGGGTCCTGTCGTCGACATCGGCGCGGGCACGACCGACGCGCTCGCGGCGGCCGATGCCGAGGGCGTCGACTGGGTCGGCGTGGTGCGCGACGGCGTGTTCGCCGGTTGGGTCCGGCGAGCTGACGTCGCCGACGGCACGGCGCTCGCCGATGCATCGATGCGGCAACCGGCCGCACAGGTGACGCCCGACAGCACGCTCAAGAGTGCGATGGAGCTGATCATCACCTCGAAGACGTCGGTGGCGGTGGTGAACGACGATGGCCGTTTCGGTGGCGTCGTCACGATCGAGTCGATCCGCAGGAGTCTCGAGGAGGACCTCGATCGATGACCATGCTCGGCCAGGCCGCCAACCCGATCATCCGCTGGGAGTGGACCGTCGAGGAGTGGGACCAGATCCGCGAGGCGCTCGTGCAGCACCTCGAATTGACGGTGCTGTCGGTGGCTCTCGGCTGTGCGGTGGCGGCCGTGATGTCGGCGGTTGCGCTGCGGTTCCGGTTCACGGCCACGCCCATCACCGGGTTCGCCGGGTTCCTCTACACGATCCCCAGCGTGGCGCTGTTCGGTCTCCTCGTGCCCTACTTCGGCCTCAGCCGCACGACCGCAGTTCTGCCGCTGGCCGCCTTCACACTGCTGATCCTCGTCACCAACACGATCGCCGGCTTCGACTCGGTGCCGGCCTCGGTGCGTGACGCAGCCGACGGGATGGGACTCACACCGTTTCGTCGGGTCCTCGAGGTCGAACTGCCGCTGGCGCTGCCCTACATCATCGCCGGGCTGCGCATCGCTGTCGTGTCGACCGTCGGTCTCGTCACCGTCGCCGCCATCATCGGTCAGGGTGGCCTCGGCCGGCTGATCCTCGACGGGCTGCGCCGCACCTTCTGGACGCCGATGACCGTCGGCGCATCGCTCTCCGTCGCGCTGGCGCTCGTGCTCGACGGCGGCATCTACCTCTTCGGGCGCCTGGTGGCCCCGTGGTCGAGGCGGGTGCGGGCATCATGATGGCGACCCTGCTCGGTCAGGCGGCCGTCCCCCGTGACATCGGGCTGGGCGAGTTCCTCTTCGGTGCGGAGTACTGGACCGGTGACGGCGGCATCCTCACCTCGCTCCTCGACACGGTGGTGCTGTGCGCCGTCGTCGTGTTCGTCGCGACCCTCGTCGCCGTACCCATCGCGACGCTGCTGGCCCACGCGGGCCGAGGCGAGCTGTTGACCACATGGATGGTCACGTTCAGCCGGGCCATCCCCACCTTCGCCATCGCCGGCCTGCTCGTCCCGATCTCGTTGCGCCGGGGGTGGGGCTTCGAGCCCTGGCCCATCTTCATCGCCCTCCTCCTGCTCGCCGTGCCGCCCATCTATCTCAACACCTACACGGCCGTGAAGGACGTCGACGACGGGGTTGTCGACGCGGCCCGGGGCATGGGTTTCAGCGAGCCACAGGTCATCTTCCGAGTCGATCTGGCCCTCGCCGCCGCCGTCGTTTTCGCCGGTATCCGGGTGGCCGCCGTGCAGGTGGTGGCCACCGAGCCGATCCGCGCGTTCCTCGGTGGCGACGGCCTGGGTCGCTACGTGCGGGACGGACTCGGCCAGAACAACGACAACCTGCTGCTCGGCGGCGCGATACTGGTCGCCCTACTCGCAGCTCTCACCGGCGCACTGTTCGGCGTCATCGAACGGGTCGCACTCCCTCGTGGTGTGCGCCGCGTCGTCCGTGCCCAGACGAACTGAAGATCGCAAACAGAAAGCATCACCATGAGCAAGAAAACCCGACTGATACTGATTGCGCTCCTTGCGCTCTTCGGCCTCCTTGCCGCCTCGTGTGGCGACGATGACGACGCGACCGAACCGGACGCCGACGCTGACGCCGACACCGACACCGATGCGGATGCCGACGCGGACGCGGACGCGGACGCCGATGCGGACGCGGATGCGGATGCCGAGACGCCCGAGGGGCCGACCATTCGCGTGCGCGGGCAGGACTTCTCCGAATCGGTGACGATCGCCGAGGTCTACGGCCAGTACCTGTCGGCCAAGGGCTACGACGTCGAGATCCTGACCCCGGCGGGCTTCCGCACCGAGGCGATCGACGGCATCAGCAACGGCGACCTCGACCTGATCATCGACTACATCGGCGGTGCGCTCACCGCGCTGGCTCCCGACGAGGGTTCGTCCAGCGACCCCGACGAGATCGTGGCGATCATCAGCGAGAAGTACGAAGAGATCGGCGCGACCCTGCTCGACTACTCGCCGGCCGTCGATGGTGATGCCCTCGTCGTTCGTGGCGACTACGACGCAACCACGATCTCCGACCTGAGCGGCCTCGGTGCCGACTTCGGTGCGTCGGCAGCCTGCTACGAGCGTCCGCAGTGCTTCCTCGGCTACACCGACCCCGACGTCTACGGCATCGAGTTCGGCGAGACGACGACCATCGAGTTCGGTCCGCTGCTCGGCGAGGCGCTTGCCGCCGAAGAGGTCGACGCGGTCGTCTGGAACACCACTGCGCCGCAGATCGGCGAGCAGGGCTTCAAGGTCCTCGAGGACGACATGGGCCTGCACCCGGCGCAGAACATCGCGCCGATCATCGTCACCTCGGTGCTCGACGCCTACGGCGACGGTCTGGCGGCCGATCTCAACGCCCTGAGCGCGGCCATCACCACCGACGATCTGGTGGCGTGGAACATCGAGACCGACATCGAGTTCCGCGAGTCCGACGACGTCGCCGCCGAGTGGCTCGAGGCAAAGGGCCTGATCTGATCGGCGGCCACTGATCACGTCGTGCCCCCCGGGTCCCTCGCGCTCGATTCGTCGCGAGGGACCCCGGTCGGCCGGCGCGGATATCCGGTTCCGAGCGCATCCTTTCGGGTCCTCCGGTCCGTAGGAGGGGTGATGGACTCGACGACCACACCTCATCCCGCGATCCGACTCATCGACGAACTGACCGCCGAGCGGATCTCCACGGTCGTGCCCAAGGCAATGGCCGTCGACCGGCTGCTGGACCTTCGCAACCTGGTCGACGGGCACCCGACGTTGGCCGTCGCCATCGACCGGCGGCTTGGGGACCTCCCCGGGGCGACGATGACGCCGGGCGTGTGGTGGCACGACGAACTTCGGGCGCTGCGCACGGTCATCGCGGAAGCCCTGGCCTCGGAAACCCTGTGCCCCGGGGGCGCCGCGTAGAGGCGGCGAGTCCTCGCCCGGCGCGAGCAGCGGGCGCTGGCTAGCGTGACGCGCGTCGAGGAGGGGGCAACCATGGGCATACGACGGGTCGTGACCGGTCACGACGACGACGGCAAGGCGGTGTTCGCGAGCGACGAAGTGGTCGAAGCCCTCACCACCGATCTCGTTCCCGGCATGGAGTTCTTCCGGCTCTGGGGCAACGACGAAACCAGCCGCTTCCCCGACGACGGTTCGGCGCCGTCGGCCGTCCAGTACTTCCCACCGATCGGCGGATACCGGTTCGGTCTGTTCACCGTGCCGCCCGACTCGACCGCGATGCTCGAGGACCTCGATCTCGGCGCTGCGTTCGGCGAGGTCGAGGCGAACCTGCCGGGGTTGATGGCGCACATGGAACCCGACAATCCCGGCATGCACACGACGGCGACGGTCGACTACGAGTTCGTCGTCTCGGGTCGGGTCGTGCTCGAGCTCGACGACGGGGCGACCCGTGAGCTGGGGCCCGGCGACACCGTGGTGCAGAACGGCACCCGTCACGCGTGGCGCAACCCGTTCGACGAGACCTGTGTGCTCGTGGTCGTGCTCGTCGGGGCCCACCACGACAGCGCGGGCTGACCCGATCCCGCGAGGCGCTGCACCGATGGTGACTGACCAGGAAGGGCCGCTCGCCGGTCGGGTGGCGGTGGTCACCGGCGGCGGCCGCGGCATCGGAAGGGCGCTGGCCCTCGGCCTGGCCGAAGCGGGCGCCGCGGTGGTCGTCAGCTCCCGTAGCCACGCGGACCTCGACGAGGTCGTGGTCGAGGTCGAGGGGCTCGGCGGCCGGGCCGCCGCGGTGGTCGCCGACGCCGGTCGCCGCGAGAGCGCCGGGTTGCCGGTGGCGGCCGCCATGGCCGAGTTCGGTCGCATCGATGTGCTCGTGAACAACGTCGGGGGCACGGCGAAGGGTCCGGTGGATCCCTTCGAGGGCGATCTCGACGCGATCGAGGAGACCATCGCGCTGAACCTGCTGTCGGCCTTCTGGGCTACGCGTCCGGCGCTGCCTGTCATGCGCGAGCAGGGGTATGGGCGCGTCATCTCGATCGGGTCCGGGGCGAGTCGGCACGCGGCCGCGTCCTGGCCCTACACGACCGCCAAGCACGGGCTCGTGGGCTTCACCCGCCAGCTCGCGCAGGACGGCGGCGTGCACGGCATCACCGCCAACTGCCTCTGCCCGGGGTGGACCAACACCAGCCTGATCGACTTCGAGGCGATGGGAGCGAGGACGGGGCGAACCGCAGCGGAGGCCCGTCGCTACGCCGAGTCGCAGAACGCGCAGCAGCGGATCCTGGAGCCAGAGGAACTCGTCGCGATCGCGGTGCTCCTCGCCTCTCCGGCCGGGAATTCGATCACGGGACAGACCTTCGGCGTCGACGGCGGCTATCGGCTCTGATCGTTGCTGTTTTGTTGGTGGACATCGGACACAGTGCGCCGCGAAGTCGACCGCAAGGAGTAGCTACAGGTGTCCTCACGACGATTCAGAACCCACCCCGTGGGCTTGGTCCTCTCTGTCCTCGCAGTTCTGGCCGCGATGCTCGCCGGACCGGCTGCCGCGGCGGACCCGGTCGACCAACCCGGCGAAACCGGCGATGGGCTGGAGGCAACAGCCGCGCCGGGAACGCCTGCGCCGATCCGGATGTTGCCGATCTGTGAGCGACTCCAGGACCCGCCGACCGGTGCCTGCCCGATGGAGAGCGAGTACTTCACGATGTCGTCGAGCGGATCCTTCGACGGCTCGGGTGCGGTGGCGGTGAGCATCGACCCCTCGATACCCCCGTGTGCGACCTACGACCGGGGAACCGCCTCGTACTCGCCGCCGACGTGCTACACGACGATCCAGGTCGTCAACCTCGCGAACGCGCTCTTCGGCGCTCCCCGCTGTGAGTACCTCGACGACGCCACCGGACTCCTCGAGCCGTGCCCGCGTCCCTATCAGGAGACCTTCGGTGGGTGGGGCAATGCGATGTCGGTGTCGGGCGACTGGCGATACGCCCACGGGCTCCCGCCCAACGGCTGCGCCTCGGTCTCCAACTTCTCGCAGTACTTCGAGGGTGGCCCCTCCGGCAGTGGTCAGACATGGCCGGAGCTGGCGGCGCTGACGGGCGAGTGCGAGATGTCGATGGAGCGCACACCCGACAACCTCATGGGTGCCAGTTGGGCGGTCATCAGCGGCGTGCTGACGGTCGCTCGACCCGGCCCGACCGGGTCTGTTCTCGAGCCCGAGCAGGTCGAGACGTACGTTGGGGTCAACGGCACGCTCAGCCCGTTCGCCGAGGTCGGCCCGGATCCTGACCCGGATCCCGACCCCGACCCCGACCCGGATCCCACGATGCCCTTCACCGACGTGGCGACATCCTCCTTCGCCTACGACGACATCGCCCTTCTCTATGAACTCGGCATCACGACCGGCGTGAGCCCCACCGAGTACGGCCCGGCCGGCGAGGTGACGCGTGAGCAGATGGCGGCGTTCCTGGCCCGGATGTGGGAAGCGCTGGGCAACGACTGCCCCGACGGCGCCAATCCGTTCGGTGACATCGCGACGAGTTCCTACGCCTACGACGCGGCGGCATGCATCTTCCAGCTGGGCATCACGACCGGCGTCTCCGCGACGCAATACGACCCGGGAGGCAACGTGACCCGCGAGCAGATGGCGGCGTTCCTGGCGAGGATGTGGCGAGCGCTCGGCAACGACTGCGAGTCCGGGTCGACCGGCTTCACGGATGTCCCGGCATCGTCGTTCGCGGCGGCCGACGTCGAGTGCATCTATCTCCTCGGGATCACCACCGGCACGAGCCCCACGACCTACGGACCGTCGCAGAACGTGACCCGCGAACAGATGGCCGCGTTCCTCGGGCGGCTGTACCGGGCGCAGACGAGTTGACCGTCTGCGGTCAGAGCATCAGGTGGCGGGCCGAGTAGACGGGCAGGTCGAGTTGGGTGAGCACACCGGGTGCGGCGTCGACCACGTGGGGGATCGCG is a window from the Acidimicrobiales bacterium genome containing:
- a CDS encoding TetR/AcrR family transcriptional regulator, whose protein sequence is MSGRSNNDRQSLRRQETKAEIIAAAWELAREEGLTGLAMRDLGAKVGMRAQSLYSYFSSKHEIYDAMFLEGYVAFADLVETTSAEAAGNRDPDALMKHVAREFVAFCTGDPARYQLLFQRTVPGFEPSPESWAIALDAYERSRESLSTAGITDQATFDLWTALVTGLAGQQIANDPGGDRWEQLVDRAVDMFRAHVSAVATAESEQS
- a CDS encoding betaine/proline/choline family ABC transporter ATP-binding protein (Members of the family are the ATP-binding subunit of ABC transporters for substrates such as betaine, L-proline or other amino acids, choline, carnitine, etc. The substrate specificity is best determined from the substrate-binding subunit, rather than this subunit, as it interacts with the permease subunit and not with substrate directly.) encodes the protein MTASAIRLDQVTKRFDGSDTDAVSGLSLDIPAGSIIALIGPSGCGKTTTLRMINRLTEPTSGRLEINGRDVLDQPITELRRGIGYVIQQVGLFPHRTIGQNIGTVPRTLGWEKGRTAERVAELAELVGLEPEMIDRYPDELSGGQQQRVGVARALAADPPVLLMDEPFGAVDPIVRGRLQDELLTLQEKVRKTIVFVTHDIEEALRLGDRIVLLNVGGVLEQYATADELLRAPANEFVEQFVGEDRGMKRLALRTVADLPFVQGPVVDIGAGTTDALAAADAEGVDWVGVVRDGVFAGWVRRADVADGTALADASMRQPAAQVTPDSTLKSAMELIITSKTSVAVVNDDGRFGGVVTIESIRRSLEEDLDR
- a CDS encoding ABC transporter permease codes for the protein MTMLGQAANPIIRWEWTVEEWDQIREALVQHLELTVLSVALGCAVAAVMSAVALRFRFTATPITGFAGFLYTIPSVALFGLLVPYFGLSRTTAVLPLAAFTLLILVTNTIAGFDSVPASVRDAADGMGLTPFRRVLEVELPLALPYIIAGLRIAVVSTVGLVTVAAIIGQGGLGRLILDGLRRTFWTPMTVGASLSVALALVLDGGIYLFGRLVAPWSRRVRAS
- a CDS encoding ABC transporter permease subunit; the protein is MVEAGAGIMMATLLGQAAVPRDIGLGEFLFGAEYWTGDGGILTSLLDTVVLCAVVVFVATLVAVPIATLLAHAGRGELLTTWMVTFSRAIPTFAIAGLLVPISLRRGWGFEPWPIFIALLLLAVPPIYLNTYTAVKDVDDGVVDAARGMGFSEPQVIFRVDLALAAAVVFAGIRVAAVQVVATEPIRAFLGGDGLGRYVRDGLGQNNDNLLLGGAILVALLAALTGALFGVIERVALPRGVRRVVRAQTN
- a CDS encoding glycine betaine ABC transporter substrate-binding protein, with the translated sequence MSKKTRLILIALLALFGLLAASCGDDDDATEPDADADADTDTDADADADADADADADADADAETPEGPTIRVRGQDFSESVTIAEVYGQYLSAKGYDVEILTPAGFRTEAIDGISNGDLDLIIDYIGGALTALAPDEGSSSDPDEIVAIISEKYEEIGATLLDYSPAVDGDALVVRGDYDATTISDLSGLGADFGASAACYERPQCFLGYTDPDVYGIEFGETTTIEFGPLLGEALAAEEVDAVVWNTTAPQIGEQGFKVLEDDMGLHPAQNIAPIIVTSVLDAYGDGLAADLNALSAAITTDDLVAWNIETDIEFRESDDVAAEWLEAKGLI
- a CDS encoding cupin domain-containing protein, coding for MGIRRVVTGHDDDGKAVFASDEVVEALTTDLVPGMEFFRLWGNDETSRFPDDGSAPSAVQYFPPIGGYRFGLFTVPPDSTAMLEDLDLGAAFGEVEANLPGLMAHMEPDNPGMHTTATVDYEFVVSGRVVLELDDGATRELGPGDTVVQNGTRHAWRNPFDETCVLVVVLVGAHHDSAG
- a CDS encoding SDR family NAD(P)-dependent oxidoreductase — encoded protein: MVTDQEGPLAGRVAVVTGGGRGIGRALALGLAEAGAAVVVSSRSHADLDEVVVEVEGLGGRAAAVVADAGRRESAGLPVAAAMAEFGRIDVLVNNVGGTAKGPVDPFEGDLDAIEETIALNLLSAFWATRPALPVMREQGYGRVISIGSGASRHAAASWPYTTAKHGLVGFTRQLAQDGGVHGITANCLCPGWTNTSLIDFEAMGARTGRTAAEARRYAESQNAQQRILEPEELVAIAVLLASPAGNSITGQTFGVDGGYRL
- a CDS encoding S-layer homology domain-containing protein translates to MVLSVLAVLAAMLAGPAAAADPVDQPGETGDGLEATAAPGTPAPIRMLPICERLQDPPTGACPMESEYFTMSSSGSFDGSGAVAVSIDPSIPPCATYDRGTASYSPPTCYTTIQVVNLANALFGAPRCEYLDDATGLLEPCPRPYQETFGGWGNAMSVSGDWRYAHGLPPNGCASVSNFSQYFEGGPSGSGQTWPELAALTGECEMSMERTPDNLMGASWAVISGVLTVARPGPTGSVLEPEQVETYVGVNGTLSPFAEVGPDPDPDPDPDPDPDPTMPFTDVATSSFAYDDIALLYELGITTGVSPTEYGPAGEVTREQMAAFLARMWEALGNDCPDGANPFGDIATSSYAYDAAACIFQLGITTGVSATQYDPGGNVTREQMAAFLARMWRALGNDCESGSTGFTDVPASSFAAADVECIYLLGITTGTSPTTYGPSQNVTREQMAAFLGRLYRAQTS